The following are from one region of the Borreliella spielmanii genome:
- a CDS encoding ankyrin repeat domain-containing protein — translation MSYYALSKIFLYSGYLVIGFISFTIFNKNLRNKIKNKLKNLYFLYYLTFFTLFIISSNLSYYFTEKQLLENFNIFEKEFLEIHKINEQFFQKYLLNFPVPIRMELMSKFDPIYTVFNASFEKHAKNIGKSSYEIQTNYKNYVKATNSEIKKRLEQITENITPIYNKYKLPILDGENTAISIDVNGNIIPVIKNTNGQITELLFYDQNYNLIPFKKFESYKVRFDILQENKNIYFKELINIYYLDENNTIIPIEYYKNNIETSPYYIDLQENKDNFLKMIKIKKEYGLYIEKKKQLQHLTENDKLDDFKEFLEKNNNIFSLNTIFSNGNPIFTYAIKVKAKNIINYLITKEFNINLTNQSSQTALHNAIIQKYELKFIKSLIKKGANPSIKDSENKLPIDYSDKTSEIYKYLIDI, via the coding sequence ATGAGTTATTATGCACTAAGCAAAATATTTCTATATTCTGGATACCTTGTTATTGGATTTATATCTTTTACTATTTTCAATAAAAACTTAAGAAATAAAATCAAAAACAAATTAAAAAATTTATACTTTTTATATTATTTAACTTTTTTTACTCTTTTTATTATCAGCTCAAATCTATCTTATTATTTTACTGAAAAGCAGTTATTAGAAAATTTTAATATTTTTGAAAAAGAATTTCTTGAAATACATAAGATAAACGAACAATTTTTTCAAAAATATCTGCTAAATTTTCCAGTACCAATAAGAATGGAATTGATGTCAAAATTTGATCCAATATACACAGTATTTAATGCTAGCTTTGAAAAACACGCTAAAAACATAGGCAAAAGTTCTTATGAAATTCAAACAAATTATAAAAATTACGTCAAAGCAACAAATTCAGAAATTAAAAAAAGATTAGAACAAATAACAGAAAATATTACTCCTATTTACAATAAATATAAATTACCTATTCTAGACGGAGAAAATACAGCAATAAGTATCGATGTAAATGGGAATATTATTCCTGTTATAAAAAATACAAACGGACAAATAACAGAATTACTATTTTACGATCAAAATTACAATTTAATTCCCTTTAAAAAATTTGAAAGCTACAAAGTTAGATTTGACATACTCCAAGAAAATAAAAATATATACTTCAAGGAACTAATAAACATTTACTATCTTGATGAAAACAATACTATCATTCCCATAGAATATTATAAAAATAATATAGAGACTAGCCCTTATTACATAGACTTACAAGAGAATAAAGACAATTTTCTCAAAATGATAAAAATTAAAAAAGAATATGGTTTATATATTGAGAAAAAAAAGCAACTACAACATTTAACTGAAAATGATAAACTTGATGATTTTAAAGAATTTTTAGAAAAAAATAATAATATTTTTTCATTGAATACAATATTTTCGAACGGCAATCCAATATTTACTTATGCCATAAAAGTAAAAGCAAAAAATATTATAAATTATTTAATAACAAAAGAATTTAATATTAATTTAACAAATCAAAGTTCTCAAACGGCTCTTCATAATGCCATAATTCAAAAATACGAATTAAAATTTATTAAATCCCTTATCAAAAAAGGTGCCAACCCAAGTATCAAAGACAGCGAAAATAAACTCCCCATAGATTACTCTGATAAAACTAGTGAAATCTACAAATATTTAATCGACATTTAA
- a CDS encoding ImmA/IrrE family metallo-endopeptidase: protein MNENNFSSYIENSKVYSDYIILKHKILLIPVPIIKIAMGENLKIFEIGFQNKHKDFSGYLQLNEKSLYINENMSLENKRFTIAKHLGHYLMHQEQIKNLSKNENYYTDIQDSQMATEANIFAANILVPTTTLKLKLSQYKSKEYPQKTIAKEFQVTENTIYLKLSILNDLSKVDKIKKSKKFLKIKNTKNKIETNMYLHNTDKIKESIALDLEKYELEKKERIKKIFEDLE from the coding sequence ATGAATGAAAACAACTTCAGCTCTTATATTGAAAATTCTAAAGTTTATTCGGATTATATAATATTAAAACATAAAATACTACTTATTCCTGTTCCTATAATAAAAATTGCTATGGGTGAAAATCTTAAAATTTTTGAAATAGGTTTTCAAAATAAACATAAAGATTTTTCAGGATATCTTCAATTAAATGAAAAATCTTTATATATAAATGAAAACATGAGCCTTGAAAATAAAAGATTTACAATAGCAAAACACCTTGGGCATTATTTGATGCATCAAGAGCAAATTAAAAATCTATCTAAAAATGAAAACTACTATACTGATATTCAAGATAGTCAAATGGCAACAGAGGCCAATATATTCGCAGCAAACATTTTAGTTCCAACAACAACATTAAAATTAAAATTGTCTCAATATAAATCTAAAGAGTACCCTCAAAAAACAATAGCAAAAGAATTTCAAGTAACCGAAAATACAATTTATTTAAAATTAAGCATACTTAATGACCTTAGCAAAGTAGATAAAATAAAAAAGAGTAAAAAATTTTTAAAAATTAAAAACACAAAAAATAAAATAGAAACTAATATGTACCTGCACAATACAGATAAAATTAAAGAATCAATAGCTCTTGATTTGGAAAAATATGAACTTGAAAAAAAAGAACGAATTAAAAAAATATTTGAAGATTTAGAGTAA